The genomic stretch cagtctggtaaaggttataaagccatttctaaagctttgggactccagcgaaccacagtgagagccattatccacaaatggcaaacacatggaacagtgatgaaccttcccagaagtgaccagccgaccaaaattaccccaagagcgcagagaaaactcatccgagaggccacaaaagaccccaggacaacatctaaagaactgcaggcctcacttgcctcaattaaggtcagtgttcacgactccaccataagaaagagactgggcaaaaacggtctgcatggaagatatccaaggcgcaaaccgcttttaagcaaaaagaacattaaggctcgtctcaattttgctgaaaatacatctcaatgattgccaagacttttgggaaaataccttgtggaccgacgagacaaaagttgaacttttttggaaggtgcgtgtcccgttacatctggcgtagaagtaacacagcatttcagcagaagaacatcataccaacagtaaaatatggttgtGGTAGTGTGAtgtacaattgtatctatcttcctactactaaaaatgactctttttttAGTtaccccatggttttattttatattcaaacatttacaaagtagatttaatgttttattgtcactGCTCAATGCCAGTCTGTTAAGAATCCTAGAACTAAAATGCCTGACCTTTTTTAtttatcccctgctctcagaagcttttctctgccaggaaagagttttatggctgtaattccttcttAACGAGGGTTGCACTATAGTCATCCAGCGCTGTACCTTGGTGAAATTATTTAACGAGCAGGGATGTGAGCACTTCCCAAGCCCACTGCAGAATCCCGTAGGGGCAAAGTTTGAATGGGGTAAAGCGGTGAAacgagagggattagattgtgagctcctctgagggacagttagtgacaagacaatatactttgtacagagctgcgtaatatgtcagtgctatataaatacttatataaataaatgaaaaatgatGATGGGTTCTGCAGTAAATCCAGAATGTATACATGTGTCCTTGATGTTTCCAGCCTTAGCTCCCCACATCCTGATGACTTTTGATTCTGCAGGGTCTTCAAAGCAGTGCAGTGCCCAGTCATGTGTCCAAATCCTTCTCCTCACagagcagtgcatgctgggaaccAGGGCGGGGCCGATGGAGAGGAGGATGCAGAGCCCAGTGGGCACACCTGTGTCTCCCCGGGTGCCCCCCTTCACCCGGCCATATGCAGAACATTGCACAGCGGTTCTGCGTCTCCCCTCTGATGCCCTCCAGTGGTGCCTTTTACTCAGAGGTGTATCTAGGGAATAACAGCGaaccatggcaaacactgaagtcCGACCCTGGGGAAGGGAGTGTACCCTCCAAATATTTAGTCTCTGTTCAATTGGTTGTGTCCAAGTTGAAGTGAAGCCTATAAGAATGGAGAATCACAATAGGTGAGCCCATACATGTCCCCCAAATAAGGTAAGCAGCTGGTCCCCCCAGAagatgtaaccaggcagcagaatgtcccccagataaaaactagaTTATGTATGGAGATAGTCAGGGATGCTACGGAAGCCTCAGTaagtggcacccatggcacatgccCATCCCTGTACCCCTGCAGATACGCCTCTTACTGCACcactggaggagtcagagaggggaCCCTGAGATGTGCGATGTGGAGGAGAGATGCTGACGTTCCCTGAGGAGCAGACAGGTGAGttctgcccgcatcctccactactgcactgctctgcatagtgtgtgtgtgtgtgtgtgtgtgtgtgtgtgtgtgtgtgtgtgtgtgtgtgtgtgtgtgtgtgtgtgtgtgtgtgtgtgtgtgtgtgtgtgtgtgtgtgtgtgtgtgtgtgtgtgtgtgtgtgtgtgtgtgtgtgtgtgtgtgtgtgtgtgtgtgtgtgtgtgtgtgtgtgtgtgtgtggggggggggatatatatacacacacaaacagaacATAAGCACTTACACTTTTCTTCCTCCTTTAGGATAGTGTACGCAAAAGCTAGAAGCTGGAGGTTTCTCAACACCTTTATTAGCATACATAGTTCAAAGAGTTTGCAGCACACAGAGAGGTCTCTATTGAACAAGTTGCAAAGTAAGATACAGAGTCAGTGACAGGATAAATCCTTTATGACGTCCAATGCCCGAGCAGTGTTTTCACTGTTTCAATCAATGGTTATTGCATGTGATACCTCAAGTGTGGGGCCTTTGGGTTACAGCGCATGAGTAGGCATACTACATGTGTGCAGGAAAATACACAGCACATGGAGGCACTGGAGGTCAGCATACAGGGCTATGACAGGCACTGAGATGTTGCTGTAGTCAATGCCCATTTTCCTGCATGTGCTATTTTCCTGCAATTAAATGGGGTCAGTTATGCACTGTTTGAAAAATACACACAAAAGAAGGACAGGAGCCTAAAATAGTGTGCAGTATATATCTATAGTTTGACTTGTGAAAGAAGATGTGTAGGAAACAAAATGAGGTACTCATTGCTAGATAGCTATCACCTTCAGCGTAGGTGGGGACCACCCGCATCACACTCGGGTATGTGGATGGCTTCTCAGGGGGTAGGGCACTCTCTCTAAAAGGTGAGGCTCCAACAGTTTtgctgacagtttttttttttggggggggggggttgttattcTCCTTACATTCGCACtgtatatagtatgttatacactcCTGACGAAGCCCActaagggtgaaacatgttgagctATAGTGCACCAGGGTGTGTGTAGCTGTCTCATCTCATCTACTGTCTCCTGGGGTGTGAACTGTTTGAGGGTTTTGCAGAATCATAAGGTGGAACCAGTGTATTCAATATATTGTATATTGTGCAGTACCGGCATGCAATGTACAATAAGCTGAGGTTTTGCTAATTGATGCAAATTTACTAGGATATGCATTAAAAAGGGAGGCTCGACCAGGTTTTGAATTGGTTTTTCCACATGGGGGTTTGTGCATTTAGGAGCTTCTTCTCACCACATAGTTTaaattaaacatgtataaattacTCCTTGTCTCACAATGTTCACCACCTTTAGCTGTGGTATTGCGTTTAATAGTGGTTTACTCTCAGTAATCTGCATTGAAGGTGTGATTATTTGACTCGGAGGGGcctctgttttgttttatctTCTTACTGAAGCAAGCAAGCGTGGTTTCTACCTCTCTGGACCTGGTTCTGGTGCTGAGCTGGACCAGGAGAAATGCTACTAGCGGATAAACCATTTCATAAGCCACCCAGATCATTCATCAATCAGCAGCATTATTAGGCTCAGAAGACTAGCGCAGCTTTTCATACAAGACAAATCTAATGTCCACTCAAGTCCTATTCTTTCCCGATTCTGGGTCAGTTGTGTCCAATGACCTTCTCCTTCTCCTAGTTCTGAGTCCAGACTGGAGAATTTCAGATCTTTCCCTCATTGATCCAATGTTGTGTCCAATCAGGATTGAGGCAGCTTCCTTCATCCAGTTTGAAGGACTTTCAGACagctgtgtaaaaaaacaaaaccacaaatAGGTATAGCATAACATAGGTATAACACAACACAGTAGATCCTCAGTGCTGCAACCCAAATAATGTGCATTACTAGGGAGTCAAACCACTTCACATTTGGATCCACCAAATTTGCTGTTCAGATCCAAAGGACAGAAATGACTGGGTCTTTACCCGGATTTAGTTCTGCCTCAGGTAACTGATTTCAGAATAATAGCTATAGCTTCCTCAGTTCTGACTCAACCGCCTAacacaaagcattgtgggaagtgAGGATGCAATTCTATGAGGTCCAGATTGCCtgcagacactgaggaagatatggATACAGATATAAAAGAAATAGCTACACCTTCAGAGTATTATAATTTGAGTGTATTGGTCTGTGCAGTATATAATTGGAAAAGGGCTCTTGGGTGGGTTTTTTTGGTAAGTGCTGGCAACTCGATACATATTTCAGCTGCCATCTTTATACTTCTGCCCAGAAAATGGCACCAAGACACTTTTTTACCCAAACTAAACAAAACATTTGCAGTAATAGTACATCAGATGAGTGTCTGTAATGGAAACCGATCTCACCTGTACTACACATGGCGACACTCCGCTTCTCCTCTGAAAGACAATAAGGTTCAGGATTAATTATTTACACTAGATTTTTCCCAAGAAAGTGAACACAGTTGACAATCTAATATTGTGTGTCTGCTGACAGCTATTCACACCATGAAACCAGACATTTCCTGGTAAAAACCATCGGGAACTTTCTGCTatgcatactgcgcctgtgcaggaaggTCTCGGTGACGTCGCTGAGAGCAAGGACAGCCAGGGCCGCGTAGGCGCAGTGGATTGCGACATTTAAGTCACAAAGACCGGAAGTGAGCtgtggcggggactggagcatcgttttgtaccggcgcgggcacaggacatctgcaggggtgggggccggtagaagcccaggtaagtggatcggagattaacttttactcattgcataattgtgttccttacatattgtttgtagggcattcctcaagccaattttttttctttaataccctaattccctataaactaaacaagccttgctcgcagctcctccagtgcctaggcactcagacccatgtagcaaggggttaagggagctcagtctgggcaggaggaggaggaggtgttactagccagagatttcagaggcagaggggaggagagaggaggagaggggaggggagttttcacaggctgagggcaggagatgcagagcagcttgcctgtgtgtaatgatcacaagcagaacatggctgctgtcattgtatcacaggaagaaataatcatctactgttgaagctgtttgtagctagatttgctgtgtaaactatctaaactttagctaagatatatagacaagttactagttatagttagttttttttaagagggggggggggggtgctccttTTAAAGGCATACTAACGACAATttatgaaagagagagagaaaaaaatccaTCCAGGCTTAGTTCAGACTACAGTTTATAGACTTCTGGCTTTTGCTGGTGACACTTAGTAGTTCTTGCACAACCTTGCAACATTTACCTTGTAGAAAAGCACAGTTGAAGTGGCTGCACAATTCACAAGTGCTGTTTAGAATGTAGACACCTCCTTCCCTCCTAACATAGCGGAACTTCTCAGCCACAGGGATCAACACCTCATACTCTTTGGGATAGGAAGAGATTTTGTGGATATCAACTCCAAAACAGGTGGTGATCTCAAAGAAAAGTCCCCCTTGGTATGCTTTAGCCACCTCAAGGTTCAGGGAGGTAGATGTGAACCTCCCAAACCTCAGAACAGAGTCAGACACCTCAAAAGTCATGTCCGTTCCCCGATAGGCTGTGTGGCTTCTTCTGGAGTTCCTTTTCATGATCTGCAGAGCCCTCGTGATGTAGAAATGAAGAGCCTTATAGTGGaaattcagcatgtagtgttgcctAGATCTCCCGGCTAAGCTGACATTCCTATTGAAGGCTTTGTAGATGGGCTCTCCCTCAGGCCAGTCTGTGGTGTAGACGGTAATGGCTATCCCAAACTCATCTCGGAAACCATCAGGAATACGAAGCTTTGGCTTTAACTTCTTCCATTGCTCCTCTGCTCGGTTCCAAGCTGCACCGAAGGCCACGTTCCAGGACTTCTCAAaggccaggacttttggcatgacaTCGGTCTCCAGAGTTTCTTCACAGCCTTTGTATTGATCATCAAATGCGTTCGACATGAAGTCCAGGTTCAGCAGGTTACATTGCGTCTGCCAGGGATAGGAACAAGGGTTACACAAAATCACAAGGCAGCTTGTTGTAGCAAAATGTTTGCATATCTTTTTTGTGTgtatatacctcccaactttctgagttaagaaagagggacacttttagACATGCCCCggacacacctccagtcatgccccggacacacctccagtcatgtcccagacacacctccagtcatgccccggacatacctccagtcatgccccggacatacctccagtcatgcccctgacacacctccagtcatgccccagaCACACATCCAGTCATGCCCCTGACACACATCCAGTCATGCCCcagacacacctccag from Hyperolius riggenbachi isolate aHypRig1 chromosome 2, aHypRig1.pri, whole genome shotgun sequence encodes the following:
- the LOC137542491 gene encoding ecto-ADP-ribosyltransferase 5-like isoform X3, yielding MQHRSGRYGAGTYYHEADYEDKSPAGKTGVKNKKSAAELNYNLWPETQCNLLNLDFMSNAFDDQYKGCEETLETDVMPKVLAFEKSWNVAFGAAWNRAEEQWKKLKPKLRIPDGFRDEFGIAITVYTTDWPEGEPIYKAFNRNVSLAGRSRQHYMLNFHYKALHFYITRALQIMKRNSRRSHTAYRGTDMTFEVSDSVLRFGRFTSTSLNLEVAKAYQGGLFFEITTCFGVDIHKISSYPKEYEVLIPVAEKFRYVRREGGVYILNSTCELCSHFNCAFLQEEKRSVAMCSTAV
- the LOC137542491 gene encoding ecto-ADP-ribosyltransferase 5-like isoform X1, which codes for MQHRSGRYGAGTLEDIHPHRDARMFLLFLTSISVYPELVGYMADYHEADYEDKSPAGKTGVKNKKSAAELNYNLWPETQCNLLNLDFMSNAFDDQYKGCEETLETDVMPKVLAFEKSWNVAFGAAWNRAEEQWKKLKPKLRIPDGFRDEFGIAITVYTTDWPEGEPIYKAFNRNVSLAGRSRQHYMLNFHYKALHFYITRALQIMKRNSRRSHTAYRGTDMTFEVSDSVLRFGRFTSTSLNLEVAKAYQGGLFFEITTCFGVDIHKISSYPKEYEVLIPVAEKFRYVRREGGVYILNSTCELCSHFNCAFLQEEKRSVAMCSTAV
- the LOC137542491 gene encoding ecto-ADP-ribosyltransferase 5-like isoform X2 is translated as MFLLFLTSISVYPELVGYMADYHEADYEDKSPAGKTGVKNKKSAAELNYNLWPETQCNLLNLDFMSNAFDDQYKGCEETLETDVMPKVLAFEKSWNVAFGAAWNRAEEQWKKLKPKLRIPDGFRDEFGIAITVYTTDWPEGEPIYKAFNRNVSLAGRSRQHYMLNFHYKALHFYITRALQIMKRNSRRSHTAYRGTDMTFEVSDSVLRFGRFTSTSLNLEVAKAYQGGLFFEITTCFGVDIHKISSYPKEYEVLIPVAEKFRYVRREGGVYILNSTCELCSHFNCAFLQEEKRSVAMCSTAV